Proteins encoded within one genomic window of Bradyrhizobium sp. CB1717:
- a CDS encoding sulfotransferase, which yields MSGRFGRSPAVCFLLGIPRSGTTLLAHLLQHHPDIVAPPEPWLMLALEAFGRVDQRHPAGSSLIKAATSEFLGRIDRTIASRAYADAAYDQYLADAGKRIIIDKTPRYWTVLGFLEAVYPEAPHILLMRNPYAIAASMKSTWGVPLRTESPHSVSVSSLADLMLRLPDVIITLLADLVLGLPKLAAHRSRPQTQFVQYELLVAHPDEEIRRLLKGLGCDPASVASAGMRQADYLRSSSFGDRKILERNAVDESSVKSWQSQLSVEEMQTVTDLVGAELLLELGYEQELLRAQKAGVLDRGGEVTELYRRIFRTWWDLRSTKAGALSGPCHTGEPVHTAWNVSENRDAAIEMLRGEVARLEQILNNS from the coding sequence ATGAGCGGGCGTTTTGGCCGTTCGCCTGCGGTGTGCTTTCTTCTTGGTATTCCACGATCCGGGACGACACTCCTGGCGCATTTGCTCCAGCACCATCCAGACATTGTGGCTCCGCCTGAACCCTGGTTGATGCTGGCGCTTGAAGCATTTGGCAGGGTGGACCAGCGCCATCCGGCGGGCAGCTCACTGATCAAGGCCGCGACCTCGGAGTTCCTGGGGCGGATAGATCGCACGATCGCCAGCCGCGCTTATGCCGATGCAGCATATGATCAGTATCTGGCGGACGCGGGCAAGCGCATCATTATAGACAAGACACCACGGTATTGGACCGTGCTCGGGTTCCTTGAAGCTGTCTATCCAGAAGCGCCACACATCCTTCTGATGCGAAATCCCTATGCCATCGCCGCTTCAATGAAATCGACGTGGGGCGTCCCACTGCGGACAGAAAGCCCGCATTCGGTTAGCGTATCCAGTCTCGCCGATCTCATGCTCCGTCTGCCCGACGTCATCATAACTTTACTCGCCGATTTGGTTCTGGGCCTTCCCAAGCTCGCCGCGCACCGCTCTCGCCCGCAGACACAGTTCGTGCAATATGAACTGCTCGTGGCGCATCCGGACGAGGAAATCCGGCGTCTGTTGAAGGGGCTCGGCTGTGACCCAGCGTCCGTCGCGTCGGCTGGGATGAGACAAGCAGATTATCTTCGATCCAGCAGCTTTGGGGATCGAAAAATCTTGGAACGAAACGCCGTCGACGAAAGCTCTGTCAAATCATGGCAATCTCAATTGAGCGTCGAAGAGATGCAAACCGTGACTGATTTGGTCGGCGCTGAGCTTTTGCTAGAACTCGGATATGAGCAGGAACTGCTGCGGGCACAGAAAGCCGGAGTGCTGGATAGGGGAGGTGAGGTAACCGAACTCTATCGCCGGATATTCCGAACCTGGTGGGATTTGCGAAGTACCAAGGCCGGAGCATTATCCGGCCCCTGTCACACTGGAGAGCCGGTCCATACTGCTTGGAACGTTTCGGAGAACCGCGACGCGGCTATCGAGATGTTGCGAGGCGAGGTCGCGCGGCTTGAGCAGATCCTCAATAACTCCTAG